The stretch of DNA AGAAAAAATTTAGCAATGGCAAACCAAATTAAAGGAAAAATTTCTCAAATTATTGGTCCTGTAATCGACGTAGTTTTTAATAATGTGGAAGCAATTCCAAGTATTTATGATGCTTTGGAAATTACAAAAGGGAACGGTGAAAAAGTAGTCTTAGAGGTAGAACAACATATTGGTGAAGATACAGTAAGATGTATTGCAATGGACGCTACAGATGGTCTTCAAAGAGGGCAGGAAGTAGTAGGATACGGAAATCCTATTACGATGCCAATCGGTGAGGCTGTGAACGGAAGACTATTCAACGTTGTTGGTGATGCTATCGACGGACTTCAAAATATTTCTAAAGAAGGTGGTCTGCCAATTCACAGACCAGCTCCAAAATTTGATCAATTGTCAACTTCTGCGGAAGTTTTATTTACAGGTATTAAAGTAATCGACTTAGTTGAGCCTTATGCAAAAGGAGGTAAAATTGGTTTGTTCGGTGGTGCCGGAGTAGGTAAAACAGTATTGATTCAGGAGTTGATTAACAATATTGCAAAAGGACACGGAGGTCTTTCAGTTTTCGCCGGAGTAGGTGAAAGAACGAGAGAAGGAAATGACCTTTTAAGAGAGATGCTAGAATCTGGAATCATCAAGTATGGTGACGCTTTCATGCACTCTATGGAAGAAGGTGGTTGGGATCTTTCTAAAGTAGATTTAGAAGCAATGAAAGATTCTAAAGCTGCATTCGTTTTCGGACAGATGAACGAGCCACCAGGTGCGAGAGCTAGAGTTGCACTTTCTGGTCTTACATTAGCTGAGTATTATAGAGATGGTGGAGAAAGCGGACAAGGTAGAGACGTACTTTTCTTCGTAGATAATATCTTCCGTTTTACACAAGCGGGTTCTGAGGTATCTGCACTTCTTGGTCGTATGCCTTCTGCGGTAGGTTATCAACCAACGCTTGCTTCTGAGATGGGAGCGATGCAGGAGAGAATTACTTCTACTAAAAACGGATCTATTACATCAGTACAGGCAGTATATGTACCTGCGGATGACTTAACTGACCCGGCTCCAGCAACTACGTTTGCTCACTTGGATGCTACTACCGTATTAGATAGAAAAATTGCTTCTTTAGGTATCTATCCAGCAGTAGACCCATTGGCTTCTACTTCTAGAATCCTAGCTCCTGAAATTATTGGAGAAGAACACTATAACTGTGCTCAAAGAGTAAAAGAAATTCTTCAAAGATATAAAGCACTTCAAGATATCATTGCTATCCTTGGTATGGAAGAACTTTCTGAAGAAGATAAATCTGTTGTTTACCGTGCTAGAAAAGTTCAGAGATTCTTATCTCAGCCTTTCCACGTTGCAGAACAATTTACAGGTATTCCAGGATCACTAGTAGATATTAAAGATACGATCAAAGGATTCAACATGATTATGGATGGTGAATTAGATCACTTACCAGAAGCTGCTTTCAACTTGAAAGGAACTATCGAAGAAGCTATTGAAGCTGGACAAAAAATGTTAGCTGATAACGCTTAATAAGTTAGACATGAGATATCAGATACTAGACATGAGACTTTAAAAGTTGTCTGAAATCTGAGATCTGAAATCTTTTAATCTAAATTAAAATGAATATAAAAATTTTAACACCAGAGTACGTAGTTTTTGAAGGCGAAGTAAACTCTGTATTGCTGCCAGGTAAGAATGGTGAATTTCATATCATGAAAAACCACGCAGGAATCGTTTCTTCTTTAATCAACGGTAAAGTAAAATTGTATACTAATTCTATCGAAGAAGGATACGCTAAACACTTTACAAGGGAGAATGAAAAAGATTCTGTTTTTTCTTATCCTATCAAAAGCGGTGTTGTAGAATTTAATCATGATAAAGGGATTATCCTTTGTGAGTAATTAAATGAAAAGCTAAATATATTTTCAAAAAGTGTAACTTTGGTTACACTTTTTTTTATGTGTTGTAAAAATCTGATTCTATGAGGAAAAGTATAATCATGTTGTTTACAGTTTTGGGTATGCTGCTGAATGCTCAGAATTTCAAAACGAAAAGAGGCATTATAAGCCTTGATGGAGTGCATGTCGCAAAAATATCTAACAAATCAAGTGAATATACTTTCATGGATTTGAAAGAGACTCCCATCTATACCATTCGATTCATTGATAAAAGTATCGTAGACTCAGTAAGAGATAGCTATATCCAGCTGAACAGGGTTTATAACAGAGAGAAGACATTAGACCTGGACTACATTTCTCCATCCGCATTTTCAGGCGAAGAAAGGTCTGCTGTATACACCTCAATAAAAGGTTTAAAGCTCATTGATAATAAAGGAATTAATATCAAGAACCTGGATGAACTTTTTAACAACAACCCTAAACGAAAACTTGACAGCAAAACAAAAGATGCTTACTCTACGAGAAGTAAGATCGACAGGCTGAAAATTGAAGTGAATAGTGTAGGGGAGATTCTAAGTAATGGAGTTCCTGTAGGGTATTTCACCAACTTACCGGTAAGCTTCGGTTCCGATGATACTATTTCAGAAAAAACCCTTTTGGATATTGAGATTTATGATGCTAAAAGCAAGTACATCGGTAAATATATTACGACAACAAAACAGATTAAGACTGCTGGTGGAAAAACGTTCACTCTTTATAGGGAAATTTCGGGAAGAGCTTCGATTTTAAAATTTCCGACGTATAAATCTATTGCAGAACGGATGGCAATTTTAGATCCGAATTTTATTAAAGTTCAGGAGAAAGTGATTGTTGGGCAGGTTGTGAAGGATGGCGTTGAGAAATAAAAGATCTATCATTTAGTTGGATTCGAAATTTATTTGCTAATCAATCTGCTTCGTTTTCAAAATATTCAAATGAATCTGCATAAACTTTGTCATTCCGTAGGAATCTCAACGAACCTTATAAAAGTCAGAATCTAGATTCCTACGGAATGACAAAATCGATGTTAAAATTTTTTTAAAATTAAGATTACAAACTCAAAATAACGCCATTATCCTTTAGTTGCTGTACCGGCTTTGAAAACCAAAATAATTCGAAATCCTCAAAATTCTCTTCAAATTGGGTTTTCAATTGTTGAAGAGTAATTTTTTTACTACTCACTTTAGAGTTTTCTTCGAACATTCTCATGAGCCATTCCGCTTTTTCCTGTTCCATATCTACTTTTACAATATTTGTTTTTAAATGGAACGTGAGCTGTGTATATGGCCATGAATTTTGTTTTTTCGTTTTGATGTAATTCTCACGGATTACATTTCTATCCAGAAAAATAACTTTTGAATTCCCTTTAAATGAAAAATTCTCTTCCTCTAAAAGACAATCATGAATATAATCCGGATGAACGGTTGTTTTCGGAATTTTAAAAGTGAACCAATCCTGTAATGGAATGTCGAAATTAATTCCATGCATATAATTAAAAAGGGATTTTTTGAGACCAAAGCTAAACTGGCTATGATCGATTCCCGTTTTATCTGTGAAATCAATATCATTATTAGCAAACAGAATTTCCTGTTTGATAGGGGTAACTCCAAATTCTTCAGGATTTAAACCAACCGGTGAATGAGCGGTCATAGCAAACTGATGCCAAAATCCACTCTGTAAAATCCCCATTTCAAATAATTGCCTAACCATTTCTAAAGAATCAATGGTTTCCTGAACAGTCTGGGTAGGGTAGCCGTACATGAGATAAGCATGGATCATAATCCCCGCTTCTGTAAAATTTCTGGTTACCTGAGCTACCTGTTCTACTGAGATTCCTTTATCAATTAGTTTCAATAAACGATCGCTGGCGACTTCCAATCCTCCGGAAACGGCAACACAACCGGACAGTTTCAGTAAAAAGCATAGGTCTTTAGTAAAGCTTTTTTCAAATCTAATATTGGTCCACCAAGTAACGACTAAATTTCTCCGTAAAATTTCTAAGGCGACTTCTCGCATTAAAGCGGGTGGGGCAGCTTCATCCACGAAATGGAATCCTGTTTCTCCTGTACTTTTGATAAGTTCTTCCATTCTGTCTACCAGAATTTTTGCAGAGATAGGCTCATAAATTTTAATGTAATCCAGAGAAATATCACAGAATGTACATTTCCCCCAATAGCAGCCATGAGCCATTGTCAGTTTATTCCATCTTCCGTCACTCCATAAGCTATGCATTGGGTTAGCGATTTCGATAACGGAAATATATTGATCGAGGAGCAAATCCGTGTATTCCGGTGTTCCAATCTCGGATTGCTTATAATCGTGTCTTTTTGAATTATTTATATAAGTAACTTTCTCATTTTCAATTAAAAAAGTTCTTTTGAATTCGGCAGTTGTGACGGGAATATTTAGATTTTCATAGAGAAGTTCAATGGGAAGTTCTCCGTCATCTAAGGTGATAAAATCAAAAAATTCAAAAACCCGGCTATCTTTTATTTCTCTTAATTCAGTATTGGGGAAACCACCACCCATCGCAGTTTTGATATGGGGAAAATTTTCTTTAATGAATTGGGCACATCTGAAAGCAGAATATAAATTTCCGGGAAAAGGGATAGAAAAACAAACCAGTTTAGGTTGAACAAATTCCAGTTTTTCCTTTAAGATTTGTAGAGTAATATTATCAATAAACGTCTGCTGGCCTTGTAATTTCAGATATAATTCATCAAAAGAATTAGCACTTTTCCCCAGGCGCTCAGCATACCTGCTGAAACCAAAATCAGCATCCACATTTTCAACAATATAGTCTGATAAATCTTCCAGATATAACGTTGACAGATGTTTAGCTTTATCCTGTAACCCCATATTTCCAAAAGCAAATTCCATATCATCTAACTGATTGAATCGGGAGGCTTCCGGTAAAAAGTTCATGCTGCAGATCTGTCTTGCCAAAGTGGGATTTTTCCCTTGAAGAAAAAGTATAACCTGATCAATGGTTCTTAAATATTCTTCCCTTAAAGCAAAAATCCTTTGAGAGTTTTCTGATGCGTTTTGAAGACTTATTTCCTTATTGAAAATAGTTTGGAGTCCTTCTTTAGAAAATAAGTCCAGAATAACTTCAATTCCCAGATCCAGCTGATAGCTGGAAATATTTTTGGTATTTAAAAAACCTTTAATATAAGCTGTCGCAGGATAAGGAGTGTTAAGCTGAGTAAAAGGTGGAGTGATAAGAAGAAGATCTTTCAATAGGAAAATTTTTACAAATTTATTTTAAATTATTATATCCGGACTGCACAAAAAATAAGAGTTTGTAAAAAATAATATGAAACCTATTTCTGTAAGCCAAACTTAGCAATAGTTGAATTTATTTTTTTCATCCATTCGTTGGGTTTTGTAGAGTATCCCGAAGAAGCAATGGCTTTAACCCAATCATTATAGTTGTTGTTATCTTTTAGCTGATTATAAAGCTTTTTTCTGGAAAGCATCCGGCAAAAGGCCTCATAACTTTCGCGTACAGAATTAAAACTCTTAAATCTGGAAGTATTAACATCATTTTTTCCCACAATGCCAAAATGATTGTTAAGTGTTTTGCTGGCTTTGCTGGTACCGGCTCCTGATTCAACAATAGCAATAGCCAAAATGATTGAACTCGGAATTCCATACTGCTTTGACAGTTCCGTAGCGATATTTTTATGATCTTCAATATAAGAACGCTGAGCATTAGCTGTTGTAAAACAAAAAAAGAAAAAGCTGATGATCGCTACTTTAATATATTTAGAATTTTTCATATAAATTCATTTTGACGCAAATTTATTAGATAAAATAATGAAGCTTAAAAATTTTAACGATGTTTAACGAATAGGGTAGTCTGATTCATTTTTCTTTTCGACAATTATCCGGAATAGATTCCAATACAAAAACGGATAGATGAAGATAAAAAAGGCCATTGTATTTCAAATGACCTTTTATATTTTATTTTAAATTGCTTTAAACTGAATATTATTCTCTTTAAGATAATGTTCAGCTTGCTCTTTGTAATGCCCACTCATTAATTTGTCGTGAATAGCTTCAAAAGCAGCCAATGTTTCATTAATTTCAGAATCAGTGTGAGATGCTGTTGGAATTAATCTTAATAAGATCATTCCTTTAGGAATTACAGGATAAACAACAAC from Chryseobacterium piperi encodes:
- a CDS encoding FoF1 ATP synthase subunit delta/epsilon — translated: MNIKILTPEYVVFEGEVNSVLLPGKNGEFHIMKNHAGIVSSLINGKVKLYTNSIEEGYAKHFTRENEKDSVFSYPIKSGVVEFNHDKGIILCE
- a CDS encoding B12-binding domain-containing radical SAM protein — encoded protein: MKDLLLITPPFTQLNTPYPATAYIKGFLNTKNISSYQLDLGIEVILDLFSKEGLQTIFNKEISLQNASENSQRIFALREEYLRTIDQVILFLQGKNPTLARQICSMNFLPEASRFNQLDDMEFAFGNMGLQDKAKHLSTLYLEDLSDYIVENVDADFGFSRYAERLGKSANSFDELYLKLQGQQTFIDNITLQILKEKLEFVQPKLVCFSIPFPGNLYSAFRCAQFIKENFPHIKTAMGGGFPNTELREIKDSRVFEFFDFITLDDGELPIELLYENLNIPVTTAEFKRTFLIENEKVTYINNSKRHDYKQSEIGTPEYTDLLLDQYISVIEIANPMHSLWSDGRWNKLTMAHGCYWGKCTFCDISLDYIKIYEPISAKILVDRMEELIKSTGETGFHFVDEAAPPALMREVALEILRRNLVVTWWTNIRFEKSFTKDLCFLLKLSGCVAVSGGLEVASDRLLKLIDKGISVEQVAQVTRNFTEAGIMIHAYLMYGYPTQTVQETIDSLEMVRQLFEMGILQSGFWHQFAMTAHSPVGLNPEEFGVTPIKQEILFANNDIDFTDKTGIDHSQFSFGLKKSLFNYMHGINFDIPLQDWFTFKIPKTTVHPDYIHDCLLEEENFSFKGNSKVIFLDRNVIRENYIKTKKQNSWPYTQLTFHLKTNIVKVDMEQEKAEWLMRMFEENSKVSSKKITLQQLKTQFEENFEDFELFWFSKPVQQLKDNGVILSL
- the atpD gene encoding F0F1 ATP synthase subunit beta translates to MANQIKGKISQIIGPVIDVVFNNVEAIPSIYDALEITKGNGEKVVLEVEQHIGEDTVRCIAMDATDGLQRGQEVVGYGNPITMPIGEAVNGRLFNVVGDAIDGLQNISKEGGLPIHRPAPKFDQLSTSAEVLFTGIKVIDLVEPYAKGGKIGLFGGAGVGKTVLIQELINNIAKGHGGLSVFAGVGERTREGNDLLREMLESGIIKYGDAFMHSMEEGGWDLSKVDLEAMKDSKAAFVFGQMNEPPGARARVALSGLTLAEYYRDGGESGQGRDVLFFVDNIFRFTQAGSEVSALLGRMPSAVGYQPTLASEMGAMQERITSTKNGSITSVQAVYVPADDLTDPAPATTFAHLDATTVLDRKIASLGIYPAVDPLASTSRILAPEIIGEEHYNCAQRVKEILQRYKALQDIIAILGMEELSEEDKSVVYRARKVQRFLSQPFHVAEQFTGIPGSLVDIKDTIKGFNMIMDGELDHLPEAAFNLKGTIEEAIEAGQKMLADNA
- a CDS encoding glucosaminidase domain-containing protein, which codes for MKNSKYIKVAIISFFFFCFTTANAQRSYIEDHKNIATELSKQYGIPSSIILAIAIVESGAGTSKASKTLNNHFGIVGKNDVNTSRFKSFNSVRESYEAFCRMLSRKKLYNQLKDNNNYNDWVKAIASSGYSTKPNEWMKKINSTIAKFGLQK